The genomic segment GCTTGCCGAGAAGTTTGACCGCAATCAAGGCAACTCGCCTACAATATGCGCGGACAAGGTCAACGAACTTTCCTGCCAATTTTGGCTGTCGTCATCTCAAAAAGCTCGCGAACTTCTCGACTATGCACCCCTGTCACCTATCGAAGATTCTCTCCGCGAGACGTACCAATGGTATCAGGAGAAGCGATGGCTGTAGGACAATCTAAATTGCATCATTCGTTGGCGGGGCCCCCGGGGGGGTCAACCCGAAGGTTAATTGCACTCAAGGGCCGGGGGCGCGAAACTAGCACGTCTCCATGAACTCCCAAAAACTCATCCTCGCCGTCGCCGTTGCCGGAATCGCACTTCTTGTCCTGGAGTATTTCCGCCGGACCTTCGCCGGAATCTTGATCCGAAAATTCGACCTAAGTGAATCAGTAGAGGTCCAACTCCTGTCTTCATTCCTGATAAATTTCGTCCTCTGCGTAATGCTCCCGGCGGTCATCTATTCGGCATTGTACCCAATTCTGCCGTTCACCAGCCTGCGCTCCGGCTTCTTCATAGCGCTATTCGTCTTCGGCGTCGGTCAATTGCCCTTAACTATCAGGACCTACAACCAGTTTCGCCTGCCGTCCGCCTTTGTTGCATTTGAGCTGTTCTGGAATCTTCTCACATTGCTTGTCACGCTCGGCACGATTACGTATCTTTATCATTATTAGGAGGACCGATAATGATAGACCCCAATATTCGCAATGACTTCTACGGTCTTGATCAGAAGACTTTCTTCAATAACGCATCCTATGCACCCGTCCTGAAAGTTGTTAAACAGGCAATCGATGACTACATCGGCGGCGTGATGAATCTTAATGTCGGCGATGTCGAAGCCAAGACTCACTTAGCCAATATCCGCCGCGACGCCGCAGCAATAATCGGCGCACACTCCGATGAGATCGAGTTCGCCATCAATACATCTTCGGGACTCAATCTTGCCGTTCTCGGGCTCGATTGGGAAGCTGGCGACGAGGTACTCATTCCGGACAACGAGTTTCCTTCAGTTCCGTATCCATATCGGGCGCTTGAAGACCGCGGCGTCGTGATCAAGTATATCCCGACTCCCAATCGCAATTTCTCATTCGATGAAATGACCAGGTTGGTCACCAAACGGACTAAAGTGCTTTCTATCAGCTTCGTCCAATATTTCAACGGCTTCCGCAATGATCTCAAACGAATCGGCGAGTTCTGCAAAGAACGCGATATCTACTTCATCGTTGATGCCATTCAAGGTTTGGGTGCCTGCCCGCTTAATGTCAAAGACTGCCACATCGACTTGCTGGCAACTGGTGCTCAGAAATGGCTGCTTTCACCTCTTGGTTCGGGGTTCTTCTTTGTATCCAAACAAGCGAAGCGCCAACTGAAGTCTTACACGACCGGCTGGATGGGAGTCGATTGGAATCTCAACTACACCGACTTAACCCACTTCGATCGCGATGCGTTTGTCGATTGTCGTCGTTTCAATCTCGGATCCTATCCATACATTCAACTTTGGGGTATGGCGGCTGCATTGGCTTACATCTGCAGGCTTGGCGTAGATAATATCTTTGCGCACACAATCGGGCATTAATCGACCAGCTCTTGCACTATGTCGGCAACGATGACTACTTCCGTGTAAACGGCACTCTTGATCCGGCACATCTTTCGCAGATTGTCAGCATCAGCTCGCCGGCAAATGAACTACTGCAAAAGCACCTGTTGAAAAACAACTTCTTCCTCGTCTACCGCGAAGGCGGAGTCAGGGTAGCCGTGAATTTCTACAACACGCCGGCAGAAATTGACCGGTTGATTGAAGTGCTCCAACAATTCAAGAAACAGGAACTCTCGGTCGCGACACAGCCGCGTTAGTCCACTCCAGCAACAACTCTAAATGCAGATACAGTGATATGATAATCGAAGTAATGATAGAAATCCCCAAGGGCAGTCGTAACAAGTACGAGTACGACAAAGACCGCAAAGTCATCCGGTTCGATCGCATGCTCTTTTCCGCAATGCATTATCCCAGCGACTACGGCTTCATCCCCGACACCCTCGCCGAGGATGCCGATCCGCTCGATGCTCTGGTCCTGGTTTGGGAACCGACATTTCCCGGCTGTATGATCGCCGCCAAACCGGTCGGTTGCTTCAAGATGTTCGACGAAAAAGGTCCAGACGAAAAAATCCTCTGTGTTCCGGTCGCCGATCCGCTGTGGAATCATATCGAATCACTCAAGGATGTCCCGCCGCACTTGCTGAAAGAAATCGAACACTTCTTTTCAGTCTATAAAGACCTCGAAGAGAAGAAGGTCGGTATCGAAGGTTGGGAAGACCGCGACACTGCACTTCAAGTCATCCGTCAATCGCAGGAGCGCTTCAAAGCAAAACGTCGTCAAGGCTCCGACCTCGGCGGCTCCTTCTACGAATAACTCAATTCATGGCCGGTATTGACCTGCCGAAGTACCGTCATTCCCGCGAAAGCGGGAATCCAGCCTTGTAGGGTGGGTCTCCTTACCGAAAGACCTTTGTTCATAAAACAGAACTCCCCCGGAGACCCGCCAACCTTCATCGTCGCGTTGTCTCCCCCTTCAAGTTCTCCCCCCATTTTCCGACAATCAAACTATGACCATCACCGATCACATTCTCGGGTAGCACATGCACCCCGAATCCCTGCTCGTCGGCTTCGTCCTCGGAATTCTTGTAGCCATTGCTGTCTACTCAGCCCGTGGCCGCAGACCGTCAAATATCAATAAACCGGCCCGCGTCCCGATTGGTCGTTATCTCGGTGGCTTCCCTTTGGCAACCACACCGGTTGACTATGTCGACTGCCTCATAGATAGCTCCGCCTTTGTCTTTGTCTCCAAACACAACAAGGAATTTGGCCGCATTCCACGCACCGCCGTAGTCGATCTCTTCTGCGAGGAAAAACCGCTCCTGCTCCCGCGCCTCACCGCAACTAAGAACATCACCTTCCCAAATCTCGGTGTCGGCAAGAAACGCTCTCTGTCCGGTTACTGCCTCGTTGTTGATTGGCAAATCGGCGACACGCGCAACAATGCCATCTTCGAATTTGGCGGTGTTGCCGCTCGCGTCAACGCTCACGGCGTCGAGACTATTCTCAAGAGCAACTGCAAAGCCAGCGTTCCGCCTCTGCGATTTGATGAAAGAAATTGCCCCTTCTGTCGCGAAGTCGTCAAAAAAGAAGCCCTCGTTTGCAAGCACTGCCACGGCCGCATCACCGATCCGAGACCGGTCCGCGTCACTTTACCTGCCTGACGTCATTTAGATTTCAGATTCACCGTCGCCACCCCGGCAAGTACCAGCGCCGCTCCGACATAATCCTGTGTTGTCAACACCTCATCAAGTACTATATACCCCAAGACCATTGCGACAATCGGTGTAATCAAAGCCACCATCGACATAGTCAAAATCGGCAATCGCTTCAGTAGCCAATAGTAGCTGGTAAACGAAATCACCGATCCAAAAATCGCCAGGAATATCATCGCGCCAATCGATGCCTCAGTTACATGGAAAAGCGTGATATCCTCGACGAGAAACGCCGCAATCGTTAGCAGTGTGCAACCCAAAGTCATCTGGAGCGTCACCATCGGAAATACATCTTCGTCCTTTAAGTACGCCTTAATCGAAACGGTACCGATGGCCGCAGCCAATGGCGACAACAGCATCATCAACATCCCGAACGCTGCATGACTGCCGTAGTCGATTGGTTCGAGAAAGATCAACACCACGCCGGCAAATCCCAGCACCACTCCCAGCACAGCCTTCATCGTGACCTTCTCGCTCTTGAGCATCAGCGTCATCAGCAACATCACCATGAAAGGAAACACGGCAAACAGAATCGACGCCAGCGCCGAGCTGATATATTGACTGCCGAGATATGTAAATGAGTAGGATCCGAAATAGGTGAAGATTCCCGGCCAGGCAACCCGCCATTTGTTCCGCCAGCCCTGCGGATACTTCTGCCGTGTAACGAAATTGATTGTCACCAAGATCGCGATCGCCAGAAGAAACCTCAGCGCCGCGCTCCAAAATGGCGGCGCATCCGCCAGCCCGATCTTGATCGCCATCCAGGTTGATCCCCAGATGAGACAGAGCAATATGTAAACGAGGATGTTTGTCAAGTTAGCGTCCGGACCTCAAACGACTTCTTGCAGTATTAAATAGTCGTTCAGGCGGTAGTGTCAATCGCATTTGTGTTTTCAGCTTGTTTTTGCAATCGCTCAATCTTACGTCCCATCATAATTCCATTGATAGCTTGTGCTGGACAAAGCAATGCATAGCTCCACCCAGCCAATGCTGCCAAATAGATATTACCCGTGAGTGCCAAAGCTGCCGACAATATCGAGACTGCCACGTAGATCAAGTGCATCTGAACACTTGCCCGGGTGGCGACCTGTTCAATTTCATTTAATTCCAGTTGTTCACGAAGTCGGTAGGCGTGGAGATAGAGCAGTGAGAAGATCGCGAAAATTGCCAGGAACCCCAGCGAGTATACAAGCATTAGCTCTGGAACGTCGGCTCCTGCAATCATCGTACCGTGATCAATCCCGGCGTTGATTCCAAACATCCTTCCCAACAGGAAAGTGAAAAGGAATTTCAGCGGATAGATATAGAACAGAACCACGAATAACAGAACTGCATTGAGGATTGACGTGTAAGTATCCTCGAGCCCGTAACGTCTGAAGAAAATGTAATGCGCGTGCCAAATCATGAATAACAGCGTGAAACAAATCGCAAAGGCGAAAAAACCCCGCATCGTCTGCATCATTGCGTCGAACGAGGTCGGAACTTCCAGCGACACCACCAGAAGCGTAATTGCAAACGCGAAAACGGCATCGCTCAACCCCTCAACTCGGGACGGATCACCACCGCGCCATCTGAAATGTGGCTCGGCGCGAAGCCCTTTCTTGAGAAAATGCTGACGAAGCATTCACACCTTTCCTTGATATTTCATTCTTTCCTGTGGACCTGCAAATATGCGCTATCGAAGCGAGATTGCGCAAGTACTTTGGTCACCGGATTAATTGTGTATCTATCCTTTCGAACCGTATTATCTTCGAGTTATGAAAATTACTATCGCCGCAGCAAACGGCTTCATTGGATCATACTTGTCGGTGTACTTGACTGCGCAAGGGCACGACGTCTCTGTGTTAGTCCGCAGACCAACAGGTTCGCCACACCGTCACTTTCTCTGGAACCCCTTCACAGGTGAAATCGACCTTGCCGCCATTGATGGACAGGATGTCATTATCAACCTTGCGGGGAAGAACGTTGCTGAAGAACGCTGGAATGATCGGGTTAAACGTGAAATCGTCCAGAGCCGAAATCTCGCAACGGAGCTTATTGGCAAATCCATCGCCAAAGTCGCTTCCAAACCTCGTCTCCTGCTCAATGCTTCTGCTGTCGGTTACTATGGCAATCGCGTTGCAGATGAGTTGATTTCCGAGACCTCATCTGTCGGCACCGGCTTTATGGCCTCCGCTTGTGCGGGATGGGAGGATGCGACTCGATTTGCGCACGACGCCGGTACTCGCGTCGTTTGTCTTCGTATAGGAGTTGTGCTCGCCGGCAACGGCGGAGCACTTGACAAAATGCTGCCTTTCTTCCGCCTTGGTATTGGCGGCAAAATCGGCTCTGGAAATCAGATGATGAGTTGGATAGCGTTGGAAGAAATCGGCCACATCGTCGAACACATCATCGCCCACCAGTCGATTGCCGGTCCAGTAAACCTAACTACTCCGCATGCCGTCACCAATTCCGAGTTTACTCGCCTTTTGGGCAAAGCCCTTCATCGTCCGGCGATATTTCCTGTTCCTGCATTTGCCCTTAAGCTAATGTTCGGCCAAATGGCGGAAGAAGTCCTCCTCGGCGGTGCAAACATCTCTCCGAAGAAACTGCTGGATAGTGGATATCACTTCCGGCACACTGATCTACTTCAGACCTTTGAGAACATTTTTGCAAAAAAAGAGGGACACCGTTAGATGTGTCCCTGAGGTGAGTTCCATTTTTGGCTACCGGAAGCTAATATCTGCCGAGCCCATTCCAACATCAAGCACCAGTGTCAACCGGCCTTTGGCGGTCTTGAAATTGTCACTTTCCCAAACGTCGTCGTCTCCGCGCACTTTCGAAAATGACTTTTTCGGGAAATCAATCGAATTGAACCAGTGTTCTTCCGCCTCAATGCGTACTCCAATGTCTTCCGGAATGATTATGTCGATTGATCCCAAACCAACATCAATGCTTGCTTCAGCTTCGAAATCAAAATCGCCGGTGAAGTCCAGTGTAAAACTTCCCATCCCGCCGTCGAATGTCAAGAACTCGAATCTCGAATTACCGAGATTGCGCATTTCTAAATCGCAGGCACCCGCATCAATTTTCAGATCGCGCAATACAGTTCGATTCGGTGTTGAAAAATCTATAATGACCTCCGCCGCGCCGATATCCAACTGCATATCCGAAACCGTCAAATCGCCAAAATCGAATTCGGCATTCGCTGCGCCAACTTCGATATCAAATCGGCAATCGGCTTCGGGAGTGAACGAAAACTCCCACCGATTTTCGTCGCCCTCCAGCTTCGTCGGGCCTCGTTGATTTACCAGTTCCGATTCAAACACGAATGTGCCGCGTCTCCCCTGATGTTCAAATGTGTGGCTATATTCGTATTTACTCTCGTCGTAATCGCCTTCAAACTCCGCGATAACGCCCTTACTGCCTGTCAAATTGTTCAGTTCGAATTTGCCGACAGCCAGCCGTAACTGAACATCAACCTGTTCGACACCGTTAGCCTCGACTTGCTCTTCGATCTTCGTCAACCTCGCCGCAGTTGCAACTGCAAACACGAGTCCAACTAGGACCATCGATGATATTATCCACTTATTCATGATTACCTCCACGTATGGTTACGGCAAAACGGGCTCGGTGTTTCATTCGAAGGAGGAGACTTGGGGTTGCAAGTTTACTGCGTCGAACTATGGTTGTTCCGATGCAGTATCAGAAATGATGACGCTGACTCTCACCTTTTCATTTCGGTAGTCGCGTGTACCGAACCGCGTCAAGATCGCGCCGCCGAATCCGAGGGTCACTACCAGCAAAGTCAAAAGCAGCGCTACTATCCCGAATATGATCGAAACAGGTTCTGAGTCCATCGCCAATCCCAGGAAGAATCCGATGCTCGGTACCTGTCCGATTGCAAAACCGACAATCACTTTCTTGGCACGTCCCTCTTCGACTTCACCATTGTGCTGTTTTACGAAATCGGACAAGAACAGGGCAAATGCAGCGCCGCCGAGAAATGCCGCGGCCAGCATCCCCAGTGGTATTCCCAGCAGCGCGATCGGTATTCCGACAATCGTGATGCACAAGAGTAGAAAGACCGGCAGGACCAGAATCCAAGCCAGGGATCCCACCAGCAGTGTCTTCAGAATATTCTGAGTGTAAACAGCCTTGAGTCGATCAGTCGGCTTGCGAAATATCATCGCAATTGCAAACGTGAAGATGAAGAGCAGCGAGATGATGGTCACCCCAGCTACAGCTGCAGCCGAAGTATCCTCTCGGTCGCGTTCACGCCAAGTCTCACTCGGATCGGGGATTGATAAATTCTGTTCCGTTACATGCCCGAACACTTGAGAACCTTGCTCTTCAATGACCTCTTTCCCGAGGATGTTGCCCATCACAATCCCGCCTCGAGCCACTCGGACGGTCCCGGTCGCGGTTATCGAACCTTCAACCAATCCTCTAATTGTCGCGTTTCCTCCCACAGTGACAATCTCGCCGAGTACATGCTCGTCGGCCTCAACAATGACCGATTGGCCAATCTTGCGAATACTTGAAATCTTAACCGGGAAATCGGCAGTGTTAATTTCTGCGGCTGCCGGCGGAATTGGCGCGACCGGCGTAGGAATTCCATCCTCGTCTCGTCCGGTTCCCGCTGGTACCATAATCTCGTTTCCGGCCGAGTCGACGAGAATAATTCCGTCGTTGTCGATTCGAATCTCTGTATAGACCTTACCGCGATAGTCAGGCTGGCGATCCTGTGCAAGAATCCCTGTTGCGGCAAGGGCAACGAAACAGCAGCATAATATCGTGGTGTGTATCTTAAGCATAAATCCTGAATTCTAATATTCTTCGAGCGAAATATCGCCCGATGTCGAGGTCAGAAAGATTCCGGTGCCGCCGCCGCGAAGACGACCTTCAAGTCTGTTTCGATTGAATGATCGAACTTCAAGCGCCAGATTCGTGTCAATATTGCCTGAAATCGTTTCAAGTCGAACATCCCCCTTGGATTCAGCCGGTAACCTGACAACTATGTTGCCCGAAATTGTCTCGGCTTCAAATCGAGTACCGTTGTTGAATTCCGAATCGACTTGTATATCCCCCGACGATGTGGTCAGCGAAAAACCGCCTTCGCGCTGGTCAATCTCGATGTCGCCCGAAATGGTCTTTACATCGACTTCGCCGGTCAGTTTTCCGATGAGACAATTTCCCGAGGTCTTGGTTATGCGAATCGCGCCGGTAACCCAGTGAGCTTCCGTGTCGCCCGAAGTTGCCTGCAGATTGATATTGCCCTGAACATTGTCAAACAGCGCATCTGACGAGGTCGACATCACATCGATGTCCCCTGTTACATCCTTCATTCGAATGTCGCCGGAAGTGTTTTCAATGTCACAATTAGCCTTGGCAGTCCGAACAGTAATGTCAGACGAAGTAGCTGCAATGTGGATCTTGCCCTCTAACCCGTTCAGCTCAACTTCGCCGCTGGTTGATGCTATCGCGATATCGACTGAGGTTGGAATCTCGATTTGGTAGTTGACGGAACCATTGAATCCCGACTTAAGACCGAACAGGTCTCCCAGAAAACCGTTCATTCTTTTGCCGTCTGGTTGGCGGGTATCAATCTCGATCCGGTCGGCCCTGGCATCAATCGCCACTTCAATACGGTCTTCCATCTCTTCGGCGTCTTCTCGAGAAGAGGCGTCAATCTCTTTGGTCACCTTTACAATGACCTTATCTCCTTCGACTCGTGAGACAATTATCGCACCTGCCGAATTGTTGATCGTAAGCTTGAAGCCTGCCTCGACACTATATTCAAAGCTGTCTTCAAATCGAAACACTTTGGCATCGGCTGTTGCGGCCAATACCAAGCAAAGCACAACAGATATAATGATTGTGATGAATACGTCCTTAGTCACTTGACCCTCCTAACGAACACCCTTCAACTTCTTCTTGAGCAGCTCACGGGCTCGAAAAATTCGGGCCTTTACTGTTCCTACCGGGAGCTTAAGTATCTGAGCAATCTCCTCATATGATTGATCGTCCCGGTGACGATAAAGGATCACATCGCGATACTTGTCCGGCAACGACTCGATTGCTTCTTGAATCGATATCTGCCGCTGCTTCTCCCAAAGATTCTCTTCCGGGTTGAACGATGTGTCGGGAAGGTCAATCTCTACTGTGCCATCCTGGGTTTCGACCGGCTTGTCAAGGCTTAAGGCCTCAATCTTCTTCTTCCGAATCGAATCAATCGCACAGTTGGCAGCGATCTTATAGAGCCAGGTCGAGAACCTGAACTCGGACCGATAACTTGCCAGCGAATGAAAAGCCCTCATGAAAGTCTCTTGAACCAGGTCTTCGGTCTCATCCCGATTACGGACTATCTTCAGAATTATCTGATAAATTGCCCGTTGATGACGGTTCAACAGCCCTCGATAGGCCGCTTGGTCGCCGGCAAGTGCTTTGGAGATTAACAGTTCGTCCGGTTCCTGCACCTGTTCAACCTAACTCTTAGATACGC from the bacterium genome contains:
- a CDS encoding aminotransferase class V-fold PLP-dependent enzyme, translating into MIDPNIRNDFYGLDQKTFFNNASYAPVLKVVKQAIDDYIGGVMNLNVGDVEAKTHLANIRRDAAAIIGAHSDEIEFAINTSSGLNLAVLGLDWEAGDEVLIPDNEFPSVPYPYRALEDRGVVIKYIPTPNRNFSFDEMTRLVTKRTKVLSISFVQYFNGFRNDLKRIGEFCKERDIYFIVDAIQGLGACPLNVKDCHIDLLATGAQKWLLSPLGSGFFFVSKQAKRQLKSYTTGWMGVDWNLNYTDLTHFDRDAFVDCRRFNLGSYPYIQLWGMAAALAYICRLGVDNIFAHTIGH
- a CDS encoding TIGR01777 family protein, with the protein product MKITIAAANGFIGSYLSVYLTAQGHDVSVLVRRPTGSPHRHFLWNPFTGEIDLAAIDGQDVIINLAGKNVAEERWNDRVKREIVQSRNLATELIGKSIAKVASKPRLLLNASAVGYYGNRVADELISETSSVGTGFMASACAGWEDATRFAHDAGTRVVCLRIGVVLAGNGGALDKMLPFFRLGIGGKIGSGNQMMSWIALEEIGHIVEHIIAHQSIAGPVNLTTPHAVTNSEFTRLLGKALHRPAIFPVPAFALKLMFGQMAEEVLLGGANISPKKLLDSGYHFRHTDLLQTFENIFAKKEGHR
- a CDS encoding DUF1211 domain-containing protein, encoding MLRQHFLKKGLRAEPHFRWRGGDPSRVEGLSDAVFAFAITLLVVSLEVPTSFDAMMQTMRGFFAFAICFTLLFMIWHAHYIFFRRYGLEDTYTSILNAVLLFVVLFYIYPLKFLFTFLLGRMFGINAGIDHGTMIAGADVPELMLVYSLGFLAIFAIFSLLYLHAYRLREQLELNEIEQVATRASVQMHLIYVAVSILSAALALTGNIYLAALAGWSYALLCPAQAINGIMMGRKIERLQKQAENTNAIDTTA
- a CDS encoding DUF4097 family beta strand repeat protein, with product MTKDVFITIIISVVLCLVLAATADAKVFRFEDSFEYSVEAGFKLTINNSAGAIIVSRVEGDKVIVKVTKEIDASSREDAEEMEDRIEVAIDARADRIEIDTRQPDGKRMNGFLGDLFGLKSGFNGSVNYQIEIPTSVDIAIASTSGEVELNGLEGKIHIAATSSDITVRTAKANCDIENTSGDIRMKDVTGDIDVMSTSSDALFDNVQGNINLQATSGDTEAHWVTGAIRITKTSGNCLIGKLTGEVDVKTISGDIEIDQREGGFSLTTSSGDIQVDSEFNNGTRFEAETISGNIVVRLPAESKGDVRLETISGNIDTNLALEVRSFNRNRLEGRLRGGGTGIFLTSTSGDISLEEY
- a CDS encoding DMT family transporter; this encodes MTNILVYILLCLIWGSTWMAIKIGLADAPPFWSAALRFLLAIAILVTINFVTRQKYPQGWRNKWRVAWPGIFTYFGSYSFTYLGSQYISSALASILFAVFPFMVMLLMTLMLKSEKVTMKAVLGVVLGFAGVVLIFLEPIDYGSHAAFGMLMMLLSPLAAAIGTVSIKAYLKDEDVFPMVTLQMTLGCTLLTIAAFLVEDITLFHVTEASIGAMIFLAIFGSVISFTSYYWLLKRLPILTMSMVALITPIVAMVLGYIVLDEVLTTQDYVGAALVLAGVATVNLKSK
- a CDS encoding sigma-70 family RNA polymerase sigma factor, which encodes MQEPDELLISKALAGDQAAYRGLLNRHQRAIYQIILKIVRNRDETEDLVQETFMRAFHSLASYRSEFRFSTWLYKIAANCAIDSIRKKKIEALSLDKPVETQDGTVEIDLPDTSFNPEENLWEKQRQISIQEAIESLPDKYRDVILYRHRDDQSYEEIAQILKLPVGTVKARIFRARELLKKKLKGVR
- a CDS encoding inorganic diphosphatase, producing MIIEVMIEIPKGSRNKYEYDKDRKVIRFDRMLFSAMHYPSDYGFIPDTLAEDADPLDALVLVWEPTFPGCMIAAKPVGCFKMFDEKGPDEKILCVPVADPLWNHIESLKDVPPHLLKEIEHFFSVYKDLEEKKVGIEGWEDRDTALQVIRQSQERFKAKRRQGSDLGGSFYE